CAGTTGCCGGCACGGGTTTCTCCTCCGACGTCTCGAGGAACAGGATTGCCCCGTCCAGGTCTGGCCAGAAACGCGTGCCGCGCAGGTGTTGGAGAGATGAGATGCAGCCACCCACAAGCACACCCTCTGCGTACCCTTCGCGCAGCCACGTCCATCCCGACGATGGAGTGAGGCGTCTTCCACGCTGAAGGTCGTCCTTCTTGCCCCAGTCGAGCAACTCCTCGGTCCATTCGGCCGCCGGCGCCAGCGCTCCGATTGGCTCGTCTTGGGTGACGGCGCTGAGGAAGGCGTGCTCCGTGTACGACAACATGTCAGGATACTCCGCGAAGTCGGTCAGCAGTGCGGGACCATTGAACGTGACGAGACCGGTTTGCTGCCAGAGCGCGACGTTCAGCACAGTGATGTCTGAGTAGCCCACTAGTCCCTTGTATCGACCAAAGGCGGAA
The bacterium genome window above contains:
- a CDS encoding LD-carboxypeptidase, whose translation is MGYSDITVLNVALWQQTGLVTFNGPALLTDFAEYPDMLSYTEHAFLSAVTQDEPIGALAPAAEWTEELLDWGKKDDLQRGRRLTPSSGWTWLREGYAEGVLVGGCISSLQHLRGTRFWPDLDGAILFLETSEEKPVPATVDGILMDYENMGVFDSLAGLLFGRPMYYTDEEKQLLREVIATRTAAFDFPVVTDMDFGHTAPQLVLPIGCRARIDTRRHLVEVLARKIHEEVSFLN